The Columba livia isolate bColLiv1 breed racing homer chromosome 2, bColLiv1.pat.W.v2, whole genome shotgun sequence genome includes the window TCTTGAAGTCTGTGCATCTTTTGTCACTCTGACTTGGGTTTTTCACATCAGTAAATATGTTTGGTAATTATTATTTGTGTGACAAAAAAGTAAACATCAGGATAAGAGATAAACTGCTAAAGGATACAACTACTTTGACAGCTATCATATGACATGTGGCTAAGTAACCCCCCTTGAAAGTTCTATCCGTTTTCAGTTGTAATCTTACGTGTAGGGCTGTTCTAAATTTGCATTAGTTATTATGACAAAACAACTTTGATGTTTCAGCATGACATAAAGGCCAATAAGAGACACAACTGTCCAAGCATAACATGGGTTAATCATACAGTGATGGGTTTAGAAAGGTCTATCTATCCAGACTCCTGTGTGAAGTGCTGGCATATCTGCTCAGCTCCTTTCCTccagggaaggagcagagcagaACTTCTCTACCTGGACAGCAGAACCTGGCAGATGGAAAAATGTCAAGCTCAGCTTGCCAGTTTCTGCTGTGTAAGAACTCGCTCATGAGTCTGCAGCATTTGGGAGGTGTATCTCAACAGAACAGCATCAATAGTGCTAGTGGCAACTCCAGATGTGAAGAAGTGCTCTCGCTCCAAAGTGCTGGCTGAGCGGGATGTGCTAACTAGGTGGAAAAAGGTGTATGAGGTTGTTTTTAACTCAcgaaggattaaaaaaatgacaccATAACTTCTAAGTTCATTACGATTCTTCCAGAAATTACCTGCTTTTGTCTCCCACATTTTTTCTTATCCATTTCATAACAGCTACTGATTTTAGATATTGCTACATGCTTTACTATGCCATAATAAATTAGCAGAAACTGCTGAAAGTTAAAGAGGACGGTCTGCCCTGAGACCACAGAAACAGATGGTTCCCTATTTGCAATAAGTAGGCATGCTTTTTGTTACCTCAGCAAAGAGGAAGACTGAATACATTTTCATCCAAAGTAAAAAGTATATGGTGATCTATTCTTGAAGTATAAGGGAGGTCTTTATCAAATGCAAGAGACCTCAGTAACACTAGAAAAATGACATGCTACCTTTTAACCACACCTACGATAACTTCCCCCTACTGCACCCTTCACATTGAGGGCGTCAAAGCCCCTCTAGGACATCCCAGTTTGAGGGACTGCAGAGGAAGCCTAGCCAAAGTTCCCTCTATGAAGGCAAGACTCAACAGATGTTTTCTCTTGTGGCTGCAGGCTGCTCCCTTCCCCAGAAATACCCGGTCCTGTTTCAGCAGGAAGGAGGAGGCAGCTGGCTGTGTTCTGCCTCGGTGCAAGTGTGGCTCTCCTTTCAGCAGCTGGCCAATGCTACTGCCCACTCATCTCACATCAACTCCCCTTTCCAATCAGTTCCTCAGAATAAGAGACTGGgacttcaacttttttttttttttctctgttcttatttaGTTTCAGAGCTTCTGTAGACTCTGGTAAACAAGAGCAGATCTCCACTACCTTTCTCAGGTGAAGTGACAGCCCAATACCCTCAAAACACCTCTGTGAGGATGTGGCACCTTCCCTCCCTGGCTTGAGATGTCGCTGTGCCCTCTCATCAATCCAGAAAAAAATTTATAACAAGCAGCGCAAGGGACTGGAAACAAGCCTAAACGGTTGCTTTGCAATTCAAAAGTCAAAAACATGTTTATCCAAATATACAGTGTCTTTATATTGAGGCAAACGCATACCTCCTAAAGCAGGTTTTTAACACTACTGTAGCTTGTTTTGCAAAGAGATTTAGTGATTGTATATGTGAATTAAGAAAGCAGCCCTCACCCAAAGAAGTAAGTAACTAGCTCAAAGCCTCTATCTGATTTTGTTCATCAAAATACTCCAGGGATCAGGGTCAACCCAGTGGTACCTGGCCAGCAGGCTCCCTtccaaaaaatgcatttgtgacTTCCTACCTGAACTGAGTTGAGGTGACAGTATCCATTCAGTGGAAATCGGATGACATGCGTCGAGTCGTGATTCCAGCCGGCATTGACAGAATTACACATCACGTCGCCGATTTCTGGAAACACTTCTTCTATCAATGACTTATCGCCACTCAGTGTAATCCTCTCTCCAAGATCTGGGGCAACTCGTACCACCAGGCACTCACAAGACTTCGAGAAGCGGCCACTCTCCCGGTCCTGTTTCCACCTTTCCATCTCTCCTAGCATGGGCTGAAGCTGGAAATACTTTGCTTCTTCATATAACAAACTGTAGTCCTGAAAGACACATATATTACTGTGCACAGTTAAGAAAGAGGCATTTCTTATGTACTGCTTAATGGATATGGTTATTCAGGCTAACGTTGCTCTAGATCTGGAACCCTTTGGACACAGTTCATAATTACTGTGTACGAAGGGGTAATAAAATAACAGTGCTAGCGAAAAATAACCATCAGCCACTTGAAATAGACTGGGTACAGCAGCGTTTGGGAGGGGAGAGTGAAGCTATACTTGCTCAACTCCCTCCTGCTACGGAATAATCCAGGCAAAAATCCCAcgttttcctgtattttatcCCCACAGTGATGTCATAGAATAATGACTTCATTGAACAGATGGAACAGAATTCAATCAGGATTCACAAAATTCATCACTAGGATCCATCACGTCTTACAGCAATACTAGCAGGCATTGTAACAGGTATAAGAATGTAAATGAGGGAGCCTGCAATGGTTCTAAGTGTAAAATGATTCAGATATTTGCATAATGAATTGCACAtattactgcattttaaaaattaagtattttttaataccTCCCCATTTTGCTAACAGTATTGTTTACTACATTGCCTCAAATGCCAGAGCAGAGAGAATGCATTTCTAAGTACAGCCAATACAGGAGTAATTTAAAACTGATGATCTGGAGTCTGCCTActgccattttttaaattaaaaaaaaaaattaaaaaatcttgtttttctAGGTTTAATAGTGTAAGaccattttgaaaatatttatacagaGAAAAGCAATACATGAGAATTAGGAAACGGGATGACAACAAAGGAAGACTGCTAACAGTCAATATGGCCCTGAATTTGAGCTACGGACAGAATGCTTTATGAGAATGGGACACCTAAATCAGGCTCAAAATACTGCTTACATTTATTgtgtaacaaaaaaaagccacctaATCTATATATTTCTAAAGAACAAGCCCCTCTGTTCATTTTAAGTACCTATCTTTTGGACACCTTAAAGCGTAACTGGAAAAGACACCCCCTTTGAACATCATGTTGGTTGGGTGAACTTGCCAGgagttacatttttaatttcagcacAGTTACagtatatttatgtatttaaaaggCTCTGCATATATAACTTAATACTGCATGGAAggtggcttttcctttttttctgtatttccgATTACCCTCAGGACAAGTGCCGAGAGCAGCACAAAGCCATGCTAAGGCTTCAAAAGAGGGATGTGATGCTTATCGGCTAGTTCCAAACCCCCGCATTATTCAGGTAGGGCTAAACCTTGTCACGCCTGGGAGAAGTAAGGACGGGTCTATAGCAGATGATTCAATGGTTGCTGCAATACGGCTCCTGAACTCAACCTCATGACTTTTATGCCCCAAACAGCTGAAAATCTGTCCCAGATGTGAGGGATAATAGATCGCACAGTGCAAACTGCTCCAGCCCTCCCCTCATCACCTCTCCTGCTCAATCTGAGTTGCTCTATTTCCTATGGTGAACTAATGGCACAGCCAGCTATGCAGCTCTGCATTCATTAGGTAACGATAAAGATCTGTTCTGTTTGCAGCCGCGGTCTCCAGCGCTCTCTTTGCTGACACCACATATACGCCCACATATCTACAAGTGGATAAACACAGAACATCACATGGAATGTGAAGCTCTGCCTCTGAAGCCTAGTGTCTAACATGGTGAACTACCACAAATTtaatttgttattaaaaaaaaaaaaagggctctTTATTCAAGTTTAAATAATAAACATGGAACTGTTCATCCCTGACTTCTCTAAAACTCCAAAATTAAACTTTCAGTGTGCATACGAGAgtctgaggaagaaaatattttatgactTAATTCTCAAATATTACCATGTGTGCAGTTTATTTTGTCAATACTGTGATTCCTACACCATTCTCTGAATTTCAGCATGGGAGTggaagctggagctgctgcaatCAGAGGTGAAGCATAAGAGCGGATAAGAGGACAAGTAATCAGCAAAGTTCATGAGCAGTCAGCTCCAGATAGAAAcatcctttctgcttctttcagcATCCCACCATATCTAATTTCCCTAAGTCAAACATGGCAAGGTTGCTCCATTATGTTAGAGCCAGGAGGTGAAAATTTAGTATTGATGCCACTCTAAGAAAGGCTGATAGATGCCACTTTGGCAAGCCCATGCTTACTTTTGCCACGCACCTGAAATGAAGCAACATGCTCTACAAGCCCACCTTGTCTAGGGCTCTGTTTTGACTATAGACCAGATACTTACTTTACCAATGTACAAACAAAATACCTTGAAATCTCACCTTGAAATCATCAGGAATGAGGAGTTTTGATGTCCTTAAAAAATTCAAGATATATCTGAACATCTGCCCATCTCTGTCGATGAAATAATGCTGCTTGAGACTGTCCAGGACAATGGGCTCCGTGCCATCGAAAAGCCGGCCGATTCTGGAGAGGAAACAAGAGGTGAGTGGCAGGGTCACCCCAAGCTCAGCTCAAACAGCCCAAAGCTGCAAAATCACCTCACAATGACTTCaccaaagcagctctgtggcttCACTTTGCAAGAAAAGGGCTGGTTTCAAACCACAATTTAAGCTGCATGTTTTCCAGCACAGCCTCAGAAACTTCTAAGTAGAACAACCGGGGAGGTGGTGGGGAAGAAGCCAGGGAATGAGCCCATCACACCAGCCTTGCTGCCCAAATCCATGTCTCATGGGATGACAGCCCCTCGATTATTTTGGACATCTCTCTTGATAGTCCACATCAGCAGATGCCATCCCACCAGATACACCAACCCTCTTGATTGATTTCAGTCTGCTTTCCCGGGTACTGCATGATGAACCTGATTAGTTTGGAAGTTGCTCTTAGGAAATTGTTGttgtttacttgttttctgcttgttttcaaaGTCAGCTCATTTTTTGGATGCCATTTACTGCAACCAACACTTGGACAGACATGGCTGAGGGGGCAGCACATTGTGGGAATAAGTAGCTGGGGATACAAAGGTTATAACATTTCAACACAAGATAACAGTTTCATAGTAAAAACTGTTTGTGGCAGGTATGAATTAGCATACTCTAAAACAATCAGGAAAAGTGCCTCAGTTTTTAGAGTCGACCTGTCAGAACCACGCAGACAATGAGAGAGCATCCGCTTGCCAACAGTTCTTGCAACATCAACGCTGCGCGCACACAAGTTTTCTATACATGTGCCCCACAAAACAGCTTTAGTTAGAGCAGTAGAAAGGCCTGAAAACTCCAAACAACCCCTGGCCAAAGTAACACGAAATATACTTTGTGCTTGTGCACTGGGTTTGCAAAATGTTCCTGAGTCACTGGTGGTTTCCCAATGAAAACAGCAGGAGGGACTGATTTCGTGTATGTGTTTATACTGTAGGTGCAATGTGGAAGTACTTTTTGATTCTTTCCAACATCTGAACTGTAAACAAAATGGTCTGGAAATAGTTCACTTGCAATACGTCACATGGACACTGTGTGAAATACTACTGACAATTTTAGAGCCTTGTAACAACCTGTTACATTCTGCAATATTCTGCAGGCActgtgttttcaatattttaatgaaaaggcTCATTTGTGTGTAGCTTTTGTTCCAAAAGAACCAATGTATTTTGGGAACCAGCACAGTAAAACCTCTGCAGGTTACTAAAGAGTGTATAGTAGCATCACTGGACACGACCATGGAGCTAGGGGACTGATAGGCACTTTCATTCTCTGATGTAGGTAAGGTACAAGTTTGTCTTCTCATGAAAAGGATAGAATGAACAGTCATGGCacactatttttgttttaaaagaagtgaCGAAACGACCATTCCTCACCAccagtaggaagaaaaaagcccTCAGAGGTGACAAGACCTCTTGGCTGCATGAAGCATCCCAGGCTGAGAGACACCCCCATCCATCAGCCAGCAGACAGGGATCTCCAGAAAAGGTTCAAGAGGCAAATGTCAGAAGCAGTTCCCAAAGAGGGGGAGAGGGCAGGGCCTGCAGCGGAGTCTTGGGGAACTGCAGAGGGATGGGGCTCTGGCTGATCACACATGGGGGTCACACCCAGAGCCAGACACCCTCTCTTTGAAAAAGGCATGGCCAACCCAAATGGGGTTTGGAGTGATGTCTGTCAGGGACCTTGGTAGCACACCCAGTAACAAGCTGTGAACAGAACCTAAGTCTCACCagtgggaagagaggaagaCCAGGAAAGAAAACCGCATTGACCTCAGCTGGTCATTTACAATTCTGTAGGAAATGCCTGAATCAATTCAAGTCACATGACACCTGTAACATGTAAGGaactaaatatattttgctgCATGATGAGgtacaaaacactttttttcaaaaacatccCTTAGAACTATCCAAGCTTTCTTCCTCAGATGCTTGTTactgcctgccctgctgctccaaatATACGCTGTGACAGGCCATACAATAGAGGTTCCTGTTCACTAGGTGGATGAGCAACACTTACGTCTAATATGGATGCACTCAGCATTTAGAATTAATTTATCCCTATATTCAAGCATGTCCTCTTGGAATCTGTTGTGGAATTCACACACAAAACATATATATTTGGCCAAGTCAGTCATTACTGAGATGTATAATTGTAATTggtttctgcagcattttcctaGTTCTAAATTACTACtataattac containing:
- the KCTD1 gene encoding BTB/POZ domain-containing protein KCTD1 isoform X5, with amino-acid sequence MSRPLITRSPASPLNNQGIPTPAQLTKSNAPVHIDVGGHMYTSSLATLTKYPDSRIGRLFDGTEPIVLDSLKQHYFIDRDGQMFRYILNFLRTSKLLIPDDFKDYSLLYEEAKYFQLQPMLGEMERWKQDRESGRFSKSCECLVVRVAPDLGERITLSGDKSLIEEVFPEIGDVMCNSVNAGWNHDSTHVIRFPLNGYCHLNSVQVLERLQQRGFEIVGSCGGGVDSSQFSEYVLRRELRRTSRAPSVIRIKQEPLD
- the KCTD1 gene encoding BTB/POZ domain-containing protein KCTD1 isoform X3; translated protein: MEELRDSRPNMSRPLITRSPASPLNNQGIPTPAQLTKSNAPVHIDVGGHMYTSSLATLTKYPDSRIGRLFDGTEPIVLDSLKQHYFIDRDGQMFRYILNFLRTSKLLIPDDFKDYSLLYEEAKYFQLQPMLGEMERWKQDRESGRFSKSCECLVVRVAPDLGERITLSGDKSLIEEVFPEIGDVMCNSVNAGWNHDSTHVIRFPLNGYCHLNSVQVLERLQQRGFEIVGSCGGGVDSSQFSEYVLRRELRRTSRAPSVIRIKQEPLD
- the KCTD1 gene encoding BTB/POZ domain-containing protein KCTD1 isoform X4; translation: MFQDSRPNMSRPLITRSPASPLNNQGIPTPAQLTKSNAPVHIDVGGHMYTSSLATLTKYPDSRIGRLFDGTEPIVLDSLKQHYFIDRDGQMFRYILNFLRTSKLLIPDDFKDYSLLYEEAKYFQLQPMLGEMERWKQDRESGRFSKSCECLVVRVAPDLGERITLSGDKSLIEEVFPEIGDVMCNSVNAGWNHDSTHVIRFPLNGYCHLNSVQVLERLQQRGFEIVGSCGGGVDSSQFSEYVLRRELRRTSRAPSVIRIKQEPLD
- the KCTD1 gene encoding BTB/POZ domain-containing protein KCTD1 isoform X2, encoding MQSPERPSPPEPLDRNPGARLKDSRPNMSRPLITRSPASPLNNQGIPTPAQLTKSNAPVHIDVGGHMYTSSLATLTKYPDSRIGRLFDGTEPIVLDSLKQHYFIDRDGQMFRYILNFLRTSKLLIPDDFKDYSLLYEEAKYFQLQPMLGEMERWKQDRESGRFSKSCECLVVRVAPDLGERITLSGDKSLIEEVFPEIGDVMCNSVNAGWNHDSTHVIRFPLNGYCHLNSVQVLERLQQRGFEIVGSCGGGVDSSQFSEYVLRRELRRTSRAPSVIRIKQEPLD